A window of the Actinomycetota bacterium genome harbors these coding sequences:
- the dusB gene encoding tRNA dihydrouridine synthase DusB yields the protein MTAKAADTFLAEKAVVLGPMAGITEAPFRGICKSMGASLTFTEMISAKGLHYNPDSRAASALLTLDPAEVPCAVQLFGGDPALMAEQAARLAEKLGDAVCLLDINMGCPVPKVVGKGEGCALMLEPEQAARITSAVAQASSLPVSVKFRAGWDSESISAVDFALEMQAAGASMVTVHGRTRQQHYRGKADWRVIAAVKAAVNIPVVGSGDVFSADDAAAMFEQTGVDGVMIARGALGNPWIFREARGLIDRGERFEPPTGTQRIEVARAHARALVEFGGERAVARMRKHVAWYIQGLPEARRIRGLVNGMADYASLDALLAEYQEFLRSSSAC from the coding sequence ATGACAGCGAAGGCGGCAGACACCTTCCTCGCAGAGAAGGCGGTGGTCCTAGGGCCCATGGCCGGGATTACCGAGGCCCCCTTCCGCGGCATCTGCAAGAGCATGGGGGCGTCATTGACCTTCACCGAGATGATCAGCGCCAAAGGACTCCACTACAACCCGGATTCGCGTGCGGCATCAGCGCTACTGACCCTAGACCCCGCCGAAGTGCCTTGTGCGGTGCAGCTCTTCGGAGGCGACCCAGCGCTGATGGCCGAGCAGGCGGCCCGCCTCGCCGAGAAACTCGGTGACGCTGTGTGTCTCTTGGACATCAACATGGGGTGTCCAGTGCCGAAGGTCGTTGGTAAGGGCGAGGGATGCGCCCTGATGCTGGAGCCCGAACAGGCAGCCAGGATCACCTCGGCGGTGGCACAGGCAAGTAGTCTCCCGGTATCGGTGAAGTTCCGGGCAGGCTGGGATTCTGAGTCGATATCTGCGGTCGATTTCGCGCTAGAGATGCAGGCTGCTGGTGCTTCGATGGTCACGGTGCACGGCCGGACGCGCCAACAGCACTACCGGGGCAAAGCTGATTGGCGCGTGATCGCAGCGGTCAAGGCAGCTGTGAACATTCCGGTCGTCGGTAGCGGCGATGTCTTCTCGGCTGATGACGCGGCAGCGATGTTCGAGCAGACTGGCGTCGACGGGGTGATGATCGCGCGAGGGGCGCTCGGCAATCCCTGGATATTCCGAGAGGCGCGCGGTCTGATCGACCGCGGCGAGCGATTCGAGCCTCCAACGGGGACCCAGCGCATTGAGGTCGCACGAGCCCACGCTCGGGCGCTGGTGGAGTTTGGCGGGGAGAGGGCGGTCGCGCGGATGCGCAAGCATGTCGCCTGGTACATCCAGGGGCTTCCCGAGGCCAGGCGGATCCGGGGACTCGTCAACGGGATGGCCGACTATGCGTCGTTGGATGCCCTGCTGGCAGAGTACCAGGAATTCCTCCGCTCTTCTTCGGCGTGCTAG